A part of Streptomyces sp. NBC_01235 genomic DNA contains:
- a CDS encoding ABC transporter ATP-binding protein produces MPLLQAEEVTVSFGGRRALDAVSLTAEAGRVTGLIGPNGAGKSTLFDVVSGLRRPRTGRVRLDGRDITREGPARRARRGMSRTFQHLELFGRLSVRDNLLVAAELGPERRHAARTADAVLARLGLTDQADAPADALPTGIARLVEVGRALVLRPRVLLLDEPAAGQDAEETERFAALLRALAADGTAVLLVEHDMSLVMTVCDDVHVLDLGKVVAAGPPERVQRDKTVLAAYLGET; encoded by the coding sequence GTGCCACTGCTACAGGCTGAGGAGGTGACCGTCTCCTTCGGTGGACGCCGGGCCCTGGACGCCGTGTCCCTGACCGCCGAGGCAGGCCGGGTCACCGGGCTCATCGGACCCAACGGGGCCGGCAAGAGCACCCTGTTCGACGTCGTCTCGGGCCTGCGCCGCCCCCGCACCGGCCGGGTCCGTCTCGACGGCCGCGACATCACCCGCGAGGGCCCCGCCCGCCGCGCCCGGCGCGGCATGTCCCGCACCTTCCAGCACCTGGAACTCTTCGGCCGGCTCTCCGTCCGCGACAACCTCCTCGTCGCCGCCGAACTCGGCCCCGAACGCCGGCACGCGGCCCGCACGGCCGACGCGGTCCTGGCCCGGCTCGGCCTGACCGACCAGGCCGACGCCCCCGCCGACGCCCTGCCCACCGGCATCGCCCGCCTCGTCGAGGTCGGCCGCGCCCTCGTCCTGAGGCCCCGCGTCCTGCTCCTCGACGAACCAGCCGCGGGCCAGGACGCCGAGGAGACCGAACGGTTCGCCGCCCTGCTGCGCGCCCTCGCCGCCGACGGCACCGCCGTCCTCCTCGTCGAACACGACATGAGCCTCGTGATGACGGTCTGCGACGACGTCCACGTTCTCGACCTCGGCAAAGTCGTCGCCGCCGGACCGCCCGAACGCGTCCAGCGCGACAAGACCGTGCTCGCGGCCTACCTGGGGGAGACATGA
- a CDS encoding ABC transporter substrate-binding protein, with protein sequence MRRLLIGSVTVVAVLLAGCSTRSDDDTGTDAAQKATPAAGAPPASADFGTLKDVCGPGTAKTSAVQGVTDKKIQVGVMSDVGFTKNSEFPDAAKVFTSWCNAAGGINGREIVPVTRDTKLMQVRQGVLQACKADFALVGGGSALDSLGTPDRLKCLLPTFPAQSSQIGAIGSDLQVMASQPTAGYFQYAGYYAWLMKEKYPDSAQKAGIIAGDVPVTKVMAGQFKEAIAGLGGKVSYNDLYPAAGVSDWTPYAQSIKNKGVKGLVFLGDFASLAKLEQALTNIGYTPDWIDANSNAYGPAFQQLAGTALAKQHNYAELFATAPLESAADNPATQQVIDLFEKYAPGKQVTYPMLRAFSAWLLFATSARDCAELTRKCVDDNALKNTDWTAGGLQAPFDLASKEPPKCYSVVEATTKGWQPADFKPDQGAYRCDAVAYKYKGNYGEPATLASVGKSPSDLT encoded by the coding sequence TTGCGCAGGTTGCTGATCGGCTCGGTCACCGTGGTCGCGGTGCTGCTGGCCGGCTGTTCCACCCGTTCCGACGACGACACCGGCACCGACGCCGCGCAGAAGGCGACCCCGGCCGCCGGCGCGCCCCCGGCCTCGGCCGACTTCGGCACCCTCAAGGACGTGTGCGGCCCCGGCACCGCCAAGACCTCGGCCGTCCAGGGCGTCACCGACAAGAAGATCCAGGTCGGTGTCATGTCGGACGTCGGCTTCACCAAGAACTCCGAGTTCCCGGACGCCGCGAAGGTGTTCACCTCCTGGTGCAACGCCGCCGGCGGCATCAACGGCCGCGAGATCGTCCCCGTCACCCGTGACACGAAGCTGATGCAGGTCCGCCAGGGCGTTCTTCAGGCCTGCAAGGCGGACTTCGCGCTCGTGGGCGGCGGATCCGCGCTGGACAGTCTGGGCACGCCGGACCGGCTGAAATGCCTGCTGCCCACCTTCCCCGCGCAGTCCAGTCAGATCGGCGCGATCGGCTCCGACCTCCAGGTGATGGCCTCGCAGCCGACCGCCGGGTACTTCCAGTACGCCGGCTACTACGCGTGGCTGATGAAGGAGAAGTACCCGGACTCGGCGCAGAAGGCCGGCATCATCGCGGGCGACGTCCCGGTCACCAAGGTCATGGCGGGGCAGTTCAAGGAGGCGATCGCGGGCCTCGGCGGCAAGGTGTCCTACAACGACCTCTACCCGGCGGCCGGCGTCTCCGACTGGACCCCCTACGCCCAGTCCATCAAGAACAAGGGCGTCAAGGGCCTGGTCTTCCTGGGGGACTTCGCGAGCCTCGCCAAGCTGGAGCAGGCCCTCACCAACATCGGCTACACCCCCGACTGGATCGACGCCAACAGCAACGCCTACGGCCCCGCCTTCCAGCAACTCGCGGGCACCGCCCTCGCCAAGCAGCACAACTACGCCGAACTCTTCGCCACCGCCCCGCTGGAGAGCGCGGCCGACAACCCGGCCACCCAACAGGTCATCGACCTGTTCGAGAAGTACGCGCCCGGCAAGCAGGTCACCTACCCCATGCTGCGCGCCTTCTCCGCCTGGCTGCTGTTCGCCACCTCGGCCCGCGACTGCGCCGAACTCACGCGCAAGTGCGTGGACGACAACGCGCTGAAGAACACGGACTGGACGGCGGGCGGGCTCCAGGCCCCCTTCGACCTCGCCTCGAAGGAACCGCCCAAGTGCTACTCGGTCGTCGAGGCGACGACCAAGGGCTGGCAGCCGGCGGACTTCAAGCCGGACCAGGGCGCCTACCGCTGCGACGCGGTCGCCTACAAGTACAAGGGGAACTACGGCGAGCCGGCCACCCTCGCCTCCGTCGGCAAGTCCCCGTCCGACCTGACCTGA
- a CDS encoding glutathione S-transferase C-terminal domain-containing protein: MSVTPLAAAHPSARPAPAFRGRIGRDARSGHYAVPGRYRLHLAAADPDCLRIAVTHSLLGLDRVCPVTFLPAVPDCPDGGHSALRPLYDASAHRYTGPALAPVLSDDWSGRIVSSHGPDIARDLARRFGGGRATLYPCGAESQIEAVERMCAQGIEAAAQRAGAADAEEAERAAALDTLLTTLGVLEPGLGAHQYLICDQITAADVELWVTLVQLDTVHRNHLDAAAVQRIAGHPALWAYARRLAAHPAFGAHLDLDAIARRHHARCQGLEAAGAAVQILDWETHAADGAEDRPQVNRP; encoded by the coding sequence ATGTCCGTCACACCTTTGGCCGCCGCCCACCCGTCCGCCCGGCCCGCCCCCGCCTTCCGGGGCCGGATCGGCCGGGACGCGCGCAGCGGCCACTACGCCGTGCCCGGCCGCTACCGCCTCCACCTGGCAGCGGCCGATCCCGACTGTCTGCGCATCGCCGTCACCCACAGCCTCCTCGGCCTGGACCGGGTCTGCCCGGTCACCTTCCTCCCGGCCGTCCCGGACTGTCCCGACGGCGGCCACTCCGCGCTGCGCCCGCTGTACGACGCCAGCGCGCACCGGTACACCGGACCGGCCCTCGCGCCCGTGCTCAGCGACGACTGGTCGGGGCGCATCGTGAGCAGTCACGGCCCCGACATCGCCCGCGACCTCGCCCGGAGGTTCGGCGGCGGCCGGGCCACGCTGTACCCGTGCGGCGCCGAGTCGCAGATCGAGGCCGTCGAGCGGATGTGCGCGCAGGGGATCGAGGCGGCCGCGCAGCGCGCCGGAGCGGCCGACGCCGAGGAGGCGGAGCGCGCCGCCGCCCTCGACACGCTGCTCACCACGCTCGGTGTGCTGGAGCCGGGGCTCGGCGCGCATCAGTACCTGATCTGCGATCAGATCACCGCAGCGGACGTCGAGTTGTGGGTCACCCTGGTCCAACTCGACACCGTGCACCGCAATCACCTCGACGCGGCCGCCGTGCAGCGCATCGCCGGCCACCCCGCCCTGTGGGCCTACGCCCGCCGGCTGGCCGCCCACCCGGCCTTCGGCGCCCACCTCGACCTGGACGCCATCGCCCGCCGCCACCACGCCCGTTGTCAGGGCCTGGAGGCCGCCGGCGCGGCTGTCCAGATCCTGGACTGGGAGACCCACGCGGCGGACGGCGCCGAGGACCGACCGCAGGTCAACCGCCCCTGA
- a CDS encoding ABC transporter ATP-binding protein, with product MTTTGTAPPAHPARRSPERPLLELAGIRAAYAGITVLHGVDLAVAAGQVVALLGPNGAGKTTVLKVASGVHPPGGGRILLGGRDATGIRPGDLARAGVCLIPEGRGVFPNLTVRENLLMMTFTGRGREEIEESAYARFPVLGSRRTQHAGTLSGGEQQMLALARGLATDPAVLLLDELSMGLAPLVVGELYELVAEIARQGVAVLVVEQFAAAVLKIADHAAVLVRGRIQWQGHPDSSLHAELSSYYLGSTA from the coding sequence ATGACCACGACCGGGACCGCCCCGCCGGCGCACCCCGCGCGCCGGTCGCCCGAGAGGCCCCTGCTGGAACTCGCGGGCATCCGGGCCGCCTACGCCGGCATCACCGTCCTGCACGGCGTGGACCTCGCGGTCGCCGCCGGCCAGGTCGTCGCGCTCCTCGGCCCCAACGGCGCGGGCAAGACCACCGTCCTCAAGGTCGCCTCCGGCGTCCACCCGCCCGGCGGCGGACGGATCCTGCTCGGCGGCCGGGACGCCACCGGGATCCGCCCCGGCGACCTCGCCCGCGCCGGCGTCTGCCTCATCCCCGAGGGCCGGGGCGTCTTCCCCAACCTCACGGTCCGCGAGAACCTCCTGATGATGACCTTCACCGGCCGCGGCCGGGAGGAGATCGAGGAGAGCGCGTACGCCCGCTTCCCCGTCCTCGGCAGCCGCCGCACCCAGCACGCCGGCACCCTCTCCGGCGGTGAGCAGCAGATGCTCGCCCTCGCCCGGGGCCTGGCCACCGACCCGGCCGTCCTGCTCCTGGACGAGCTCTCCATGGGACTCGCCCCACTGGTCGTCGGCGAACTGTACGAACTCGTCGCCGAGATCGCCCGCCAGGGGGTCGCCGTCCTCGTCGTGGAGCAGTTCGCCGCCGCCGTACTGAAGATCGCCGACCACGCCGCCGTGCTCGTCCGCGGCCGGATCCAGTGGCAGGGGCACCCCGACAGCTCCCTGCACGCCGAACTCTCCTCCTACTACCTGGGGAGCACCGCATGA
- a CDS encoding NAD(P)-dependent oxidoreductase has product MHVGFIGLGGQGAPMARRIVEAGFETTLWARRPATLVPFADTAARTAGSPAELAAASDLVCLCVVDDGDVRQVGEEVLAGLRPGGIIAVHSTVHPDTCRRLAGRAGAQGVSVLDAPVSGGGRAAGEGTLLVMAGGDSEAFVSCRPVFATYGDPVVHLGPTGSGQIAKLLNNLLFTAQLGLAADALSLGGRLGLDPDGLGRILPRGSSASFALERLVDAGGTLDRIAGHAGGLLAKDVRLFEEVAGAAAPGPAVPGPAQEAARAALRAMGL; this is encoded by the coding sequence ATGCATGTGGGCTTCATCGGACTGGGCGGCCAGGGCGCGCCCATGGCCCGCCGGATCGTCGAGGCGGGCTTCGAGACCACCCTGTGGGCCAGGCGGCCCGCCACCCTCGTCCCCTTCGCCGACACCGCCGCCAGGACCGCGGGCTCACCGGCCGAACTGGCGGCCGCCAGCGACCTGGTGTGCCTGTGCGTGGTCGACGACGGTGACGTGCGGCAGGTGGGCGAAGAGGTGCTCGCCGGCCTTCGTCCGGGCGGGATCATCGCCGTGCACTCCACCGTCCACCCCGACACCTGCCGTCGTCTCGCGGGGCGGGCCGGCGCCCAGGGCGTGTCCGTGCTGGACGCACCCGTCAGCGGCGGCGGACGCGCCGCCGGCGAGGGCACCCTGCTGGTCATGGCTGGCGGGGACAGCGAGGCCTTCGTCTCCTGCCGCCCGGTGTTCGCCACCTACGGCGACCCGGTCGTCCACCTCGGTCCCACAGGCAGCGGACAGATCGCCAAACTCCTCAACAACCTATTGTTCACTGCTCAGTTGGGACTGGCCGCCGACGCCCTCTCGCTGGGCGGCCGACTGGGCCTGGATCCGGACGGCCTCGGCCGGATCCTCCCGCGCGGCAGCTCCGCGAGCTTCGCGCTGGAGCGACTGGTCGACGCGGGCGGGACACTCGACCGGATCGCCGGCCACGCGGGCGGACTGCTCGCCAAAGATGTGCGGCTGTTCGAGGAGGTGGCGGGCGCGGCGGCTCCGGGACCGGCGGTTCCGGGACCGGCGCAGGAGGCCGCCCGCGCAGCGCTGCGTGCCATGGGTCTGTGA
- a CDS encoding ferredoxin, with amino-acid sequence MKVRVDPERCQGHTLCFMRAPEVFELSEIDGHSAPAVEEVPEGQEDRVVEAVRSCPERAISVF; translated from the coding sequence GTGAAGGTACGCGTCGACCCCGAACGCTGCCAGGGCCACACCCTGTGCTTCATGCGCGCCCCGGAGGTCTTCGAACTGAGCGAGATCGACGGGCACTCGGCACCGGCCGTCGAGGAGGTCCCCGAGGGCCAGGAGGACCGCGTCGTCGAGGCCGTCCGGTCCTGCCCCGAGCGGGCGATCAGCGTCTTCTGA
- a CDS encoding thiolase C-terminal domain-containing protein, protein MSTPPEATAARPQPQTTQESEFFWTSGHDGRLRFQHCTACEALIHPPQPVCRHCRSHATAVREVSGRATLIGFTLNHRFPFPGLPSPFVVAQVAIEEDPRVRLTTNLVDCAPEDLRLGMRMEVVFERAGETWLPLFRPTAQQSPPAPLPPDDPAPERMRAHVRTPSKSRKFEERAVISGAGASRLGRRLMVPPLELTVEACEKAVADAGLTFDDIDGLSTYPGGGVYGGFAEGGLTALESALGVRPVWHNGAMETFGPGGTVISAMLAVAAGLARHVLCFRTVWEATHAELVRQGRIRLPRPAGPDGWFKPFGAVSPAIALAMNAQRHMHRYGSTRETLGWIALNQRAGAARHPDAIYRDPLTMDAYLSARTITTPFGLYDCDVPCDAATAVVVSAADVACDLPGTPVRIEAVGTQIVERPEWDQATLTHEPQVLGQAAHLWTRTELRPADVDVALLYDGFTFNCLSWLEALGFCGIGETRDFLDGGKNIARDGVVPLNPHGGQLSHGRTHGMGLLHEAVLQLRGEAGARQVAGARTAVVSSGGLTPGGVLLLRTDG, encoded by the coding sequence TTGAGCACCCCGCCCGAGGCAACCGCCGCCCGTCCGCAGCCGCAGACCACCCAGGAGAGCGAGTTCTTCTGGACCTCCGGCCACGACGGGCGGCTCCGCTTCCAGCACTGCACCGCCTGCGAGGCCCTGATCCATCCGCCGCAGCCGGTGTGCCGGCACTGCCGCTCGCACGCCACCGCGGTCCGCGAGGTCTCCGGCCGCGCCACCCTCATCGGCTTCACGCTCAACCACCGCTTCCCGTTCCCCGGTCTGCCCTCGCCCTTCGTCGTCGCCCAGGTCGCCATCGAGGAGGACCCCCGCGTCCGGCTGACGACCAACCTCGTCGACTGCGCGCCCGAGGACCTCCGCCTCGGCATGCGCATGGAGGTCGTCTTCGAGCGGGCGGGCGAGACCTGGCTGCCCCTGTTCCGCCCGACGGCCCAGCAGTCGCCCCCGGCCCCGCTCCCGCCCGACGACCCGGCACCGGAGCGGATGCGCGCCCACGTCCGGACGCCCTCGAAGAGCCGCAAGTTCGAGGAACGGGCCGTCATCAGCGGCGCCGGAGCCTCACGTCTCGGCCGCCGCCTCATGGTCCCGCCGCTCGAACTGACCGTCGAGGCCTGCGAGAAGGCCGTCGCCGACGCCGGACTCACCTTCGACGACATCGACGGCCTGTCCACCTACCCGGGCGGCGGCGTGTACGGCGGCTTCGCCGAGGGAGGCCTCACCGCCCTGGAGTCGGCCCTCGGGGTGCGCCCGGTCTGGCACAACGGCGCCATGGAGACCTTCGGCCCCGGCGGCACCGTCATCTCCGCGATGCTCGCCGTGGCCGCCGGACTGGCCCGGCACGTGCTGTGCTTCCGTACCGTGTGGGAGGCCACGCACGCCGAACTCGTCCGGCAGGGACGGATCCGGCTTCCTCGACCGGCAGGCCCCGACGGCTGGTTCAAACCCTTCGGCGCCGTGTCGCCCGCGATAGCGCTCGCCATGAACGCGCAGCGCCACATGCACCGCTACGGCAGCACGCGCGAGACCCTCGGCTGGATCGCCCTCAACCAGCGCGCGGGCGCCGCCCGCCACCCGGACGCGATCTACCGCGACCCGCTCACCATGGACGCCTACCTGTCCGCACGCACCATCACCACCCCCTTCGGCCTGTACGACTGCGACGTGCCCTGCGACGCGGCGACCGCCGTCGTCGTCTCCGCGGCGGACGTCGCGTGCGACCTGCCGGGGACGCCCGTACGGATCGAGGCCGTCGGCACCCAGATCGTCGAGCGCCCCGAGTGGGACCAGGCCACCCTCACCCACGAACCTCAAGTCCTGGGCCAGGCCGCCCACTTGTGGACCCGCACCGAGCTGCGCCCCGCCGACGTGGACGTGGCGCTGCTCTACGACGGCTTCACCTTCAACTGCCTGTCCTGGCTGGAGGCGCTCGGCTTCTGCGGCATCGGCGAGACCCGCGACTTCCTGGACGGCGGCAAGAACATCGCCCGCGACGGGGTCGTCCCCCTCAACCCGCACGGCGGACAGCTCTCGCACGGCCGCACCCACGGCATGGGCCTGCTGCACGAGGCCGTGCTCCAACTGCGCGGCGAGGCCGGCGCGCGGCAGGTGGCGGGCGCGCGGACCGCCGTCGTCTCCAGCGGCGGGCTCACCCCCGGCGGCGTACTCCTGCTCAGGACGGACGGATGA
- a CDS encoding ABC transporter permease subunit encodes MRDSEAAYATLGGRLLGAKVAVFALSAGLAGLGGALYGMQVQTVTAEQFNLVAGLPIFLIAVIAGLGHVGAGLFTGVAFVVPTQALGELGSWAQDLSALLIALAGMGLAHSPSGVIARFRTEWAPLARERLLLGALGAVLAGCWLLAALGAADGRLLLAVALAAAVALRIRAAARQQAPLELPLEWWGVRRPWRPEDGEVLSRATATG; translated from the coding sequence CTGCGCGACAGCGAGGCCGCGTACGCCACCCTCGGCGGACGGCTCCTCGGCGCGAAGGTCGCCGTCTTCGCGCTGTCGGCCGGCCTCGCGGGACTGGGCGGCGCCCTCTACGGCATGCAGGTGCAGACGGTCACCGCCGAGCAGTTCAACCTCGTCGCCGGGCTGCCGATCTTCCTGATCGCGGTCATCGCCGGACTCGGCCATGTCGGAGCGGGCCTCTTCACGGGCGTCGCGTTCGTCGTGCCGACGCAGGCGCTCGGCGAACTAGGCAGCTGGGCCCAGGACCTGTCCGCCCTGCTGATCGCCCTCGCCGGGATGGGACTCGCGCACAGCCCCAGCGGGGTCATCGCCCGGTTCCGTACCGAGTGGGCGCCGCTCGCCCGAGAACGGCTGCTGCTGGGGGCGTTGGGCGCGGTACTGGCCGGGTGCTGGCTGCTCGCCGCGCTCGGGGCGGCCGACGGCCGACTCCTGCTCGCCGTCGCCCTCGCCGCCGCCGTGGCTCTGCGGATCCGGGCAGCCGCCCGTCAACAAGCGCCCCTCGAGCTGCCGTTGGAGTGGTGGGGAGTGCGCCGGCCCTGGCGGCCCGAGGACGGGGAGGTGCTGAGCCGTGCCACTGCTACAGGCTGA
- a CDS encoding putative leader peptide, whose translation MGRQEPVTSRASRTAWSSPLLTSRRHIDLQRVCSAIPLG comes from the coding sequence ATGGGGCGCCAGGAGCCGGTCACCAGCCGAGCGAGTCGCACGGCGTGGTCGTCGCCCCTTCTCACCTCCCGCCGTCACATCGACCTGCAGCGGGTCTGCAGCGCGATCCCCCTGGGCTGA
- a CDS encoding cytochrome P450 produces the protein MTDDETRKQPRVHFDRHAPEYRDRFEEQTRAFHAGCPLAWSDTYGGHWVAAGNRELLAFAREQDKLSNDHDVHGERRGYQGINIPAPARGRGIRGGFLEMDPPEQRAYRNALNPYLSPAAVARWIPFIDEVARACLDERIESGRIDFVDDLANIVPAVFTLAMMGIPLKKWELYNEPAHAGVYTPPNSPGMARVVEAHKAMLQDIGATLHEVRARPRPGLADALARMEVDGRSPSDADLVGALALLIGGGFDTTTALTAHALEWLSDHPDERARLSRERDTLLDSGTEEFLRYFTPAPGDGRTVAEDCAIAGKEFKEGDRLWLSWAMANRDPAVFTDPDDVDLARPANRHTAFGLGIHRCIGSNVARTVFKRMLLQVLDRVPDFVCEPEGTVHYETIGVIQGMRHLPAGFTPGSRLGPGLEETLVTLQQACDEQGLAQPVTVRKAEAKIR, from the coding sequence ATGACCGACGACGAGACCCGCAAACAGCCCCGCGTCCACTTCGACCGGCACGCCCCCGAGTACCGCGACCGGTTCGAGGAGCAGACCCGCGCCTTCCACGCGGGCTGCCCGCTCGCCTGGTCCGACACCTACGGCGGCCACTGGGTGGCCGCGGGCAACCGCGAACTGCTCGCCTTCGCCCGCGAGCAGGACAAGCTCTCCAACGACCACGACGTGCACGGCGAGCGGCGCGGCTACCAGGGCATCAACATCCCCGCGCCCGCCCGCGGGCGAGGCATCCGCGGCGGCTTCCTGGAGATGGACCCGCCCGAGCAGCGCGCCTACCGCAACGCGCTGAACCCGTATCTGTCCCCGGCGGCCGTCGCCCGCTGGATCCCCTTCATCGACGAGGTGGCCCGGGCCTGCCTCGACGAGCGGATCGAGTCCGGCCGCATCGACTTCGTCGACGACCTCGCCAACATCGTCCCCGCCGTCTTCACCCTCGCCATGATGGGCATCCCGCTGAAGAAGTGGGAGCTGTACAACGAACCCGCCCACGCCGGCGTCTACACCCCGCCGAACTCGCCGGGCATGGCCCGCGTGGTCGAGGCCCACAAGGCCATGCTCCAGGACATCGGCGCCACCCTCCACGAGGTCCGCGCCCGCCCCCGCCCCGGTCTCGCCGATGCCCTCGCCCGGATGGAGGTCGACGGCCGGTCGCCGTCCGACGCGGACCTCGTCGGCGCCCTCGCCCTGCTCATCGGTGGCGGCTTCGACACCACCACCGCGCTCACCGCCCACGCCCTGGAGTGGCTCTCCGACCACCCGGACGAACGCGCCCGGCTCAGCCGCGAACGGGACACCCTGCTGGACTCGGGGACCGAGGAGTTCCTGCGCTACTTCACGCCGGCGCCCGGGGACGGCCGTACCGTCGCGGAGGACTGCGCGATCGCCGGCAAGGAGTTCAAGGAGGGCGACCGGCTGTGGCTGTCGTGGGCGATGGCCAACCGCGACCCGGCCGTCTTCACCGACCCGGACGATGTCGACCTCGCCCGCCCCGCCAACCGGCACACCGCCTTCGGCCTCGGCATCCACCGCTGCATCGGATCCAACGTGGCCCGTACGGTCTTCAAGCGGATGCTCCTCCAAGTCCTCGACCGGGTACCGGACTTCGTGTGCGAGCCGGAGGGCACCGTCCACTACGAGACCATCGGCGTCATCCAGGGCATGCGTCACCTGCCGGCCGGCTTCACCCCGGGGTCCCGTCTCGGCCCAGGCCTGGAGGAGACCCTCGTCACCCTTCAACAGGCCTGCGACGAACAGGGGTTGGCGCAGCCGGTCACCGTCCGCAAGGCGGAGGCGAAGATCCGTTGA
- a CDS encoding alpha/beta hydrolase — MTSPTPSVEPGLVPAVRRQVVDVRGVPASALVAEVARPQAVIVALHGGATTSAYFDHPGHPRLSLLRTAAATGFTVIALDRPGYGSSAAHEERMRTPEQRTDFAYTAVEALLEGLERGVGVFVWAHSAGCELTVRMASDPRGAELLGVELAGMGRVHHPRAVRAMEEWRRDPSRARPHIRQALWHPPHAYPPDVHGGRRIGAASPAYEGHREGWQEEFAQLAARVPVPVHLTLAEYEQVWANGPEGLADLASMFTGAPRVVRHEQAGAGHNTSVGRTAVAYHLNVLAFVEECALGVQALPTEKGTWG; from the coding sequence ATGACCTCACCCACACCCTCGGTGGAACCCGGACTCGTCCCCGCCGTACGGCGACAGGTCGTCGACGTGCGCGGCGTCCCCGCCTCCGCCCTGGTCGCCGAGGTGGCGAGGCCGCAGGCGGTGATCGTGGCCCTGCACGGCGGCGCCACCACCTCCGCCTACTTCGACCATCCCGGCCACCCGCGGCTCTCGCTCCTGCGGACGGCGGCCGCGACGGGCTTCACGGTGATCGCCCTCGACCGACCGGGCTACGGCAGTTCCGCGGCGCACGAGGAGCGGATGCGGACGCCCGAGCAGCGCACGGACTTCGCGTACACGGCCGTGGAGGCGCTGCTGGAGGGCCTGGAACGCGGGGTCGGCGTGTTCGTCTGGGCGCACTCGGCGGGCTGCGAACTCACCGTGCGCATGGCGAGCGACCCACGCGGCGCCGAACTGCTCGGCGTGGAGCTGGCCGGCATGGGACGCGTCCACCACCCGCGGGCGGTACGCGCGATGGAGGAGTGGCGGCGCGACCCCAGCCGTGCCCGTCCCCACATCCGCCAGGCGCTGTGGCATCCGCCACACGCCTACCCGCCCGATGTGCACGGCGGCCGCCGTATCGGCGCCGCCTCACCCGCCTACGAGGGCCACCGCGAGGGCTGGCAGGAGGAGTTCGCGCAGCTCGCGGCCCGGGTCCCCGTGCCCGTGCACCTCACCCTCGCCGAGTACGAGCAGGTGTGGGCGAACGGACCCGAGGGACTTGCGGACCTCGCTTCCATGTTCACCGGAGCCCCACGGGTGGTACGCCACGAACAGGCGGGCGCCGGCCACAACACCAGCGTCGGCCGTACCGCTGTCGCCTACCACCTGAATGTCCTCGCCTTCGTCGAGGAGTGCGCGCTGGGTGTGCAGGCGCTGCCGACGGAGAAGGGGACGTGGGGATGA
- a CDS encoding DoxX family protein: MSEASDTALLLVRGVLGVVMVAHGWNHWRGGGGISGTAGWFGGLGLTRPRLQAWFSVLTELGAGVLLLAGFLTPLACAAVLSVMLVAGLLAHRRNGFFVFKEGYEYVLVLGVLAVALGAWGPGEYAIDEAADISVTGWAGAGVVLGVGVVATAGLLAVFWRPQKTS, translated from the coding sequence ATGAGTGAGGCTTCGGACACCGCTCTGCTGCTCGTACGGGGCGTTCTCGGCGTGGTCATGGTGGCCCACGGCTGGAACCACTGGCGCGGCGGAGGGGGCATAAGCGGCACGGCGGGCTGGTTCGGCGGCCTCGGCCTGACCCGCCCTCGATTGCAGGCCTGGTTCAGTGTCCTGACCGAACTGGGCGCGGGGGTCCTGTTGTTGGCCGGCTTCCTCACGCCGTTGGCCTGTGCGGCGGTGCTGTCCGTGATGCTGGTGGCGGGGCTGCTCGCGCACCGGCGCAACGGGTTCTTCGTGTTCAAGGAGGGCTACGAGTACGTCCTCGTCCTGGGTGTCCTCGCGGTGGCGCTGGGGGCGTGGGGGCCGGGGGAGTACGCGATCGACGAGGCCGCGGACATCAGTGTGACCGGGTGGGCGGGCGCCGGAGTGGTGCTCGGGGTGGGTGTCGTCGCGACGGCCGGTCTGCTGGCCGTGTTCTGGCGCCCGCAGAAGACGAGTTGA